Genomic window (Culex pipiens pallens isolate TS chromosome 3, TS_CPP_V2, whole genome shotgun sequence):
ACAAATCCTGACGTTTAAAATTCAGAGTCCAAAAGCTTCGTGCTGCGCTTCCCAACAAAATCTCCGATGGACACGGACGTAATCCAGAAGTTGGCGCTCGCCGTCGACCCACCGGACGAGGACTTCGATCCGGACCTGCAGCCGGAGACGGGCGAGCAGTACCTGCAGAAGGTAATGTACGAGCGCAAAAAGTGTCCCTCCGTGGTCGTGGTCAGACCGAGCCCGAAACGGCGCCTGCAAGCCTCCGGCAGTGGGATCGTTCCGGCCAGTTCGGTCCGCAACCGTGCGCACCGAATGCTGATTCCGACCAAGGAGTGGGAAGCGATGCAGATTCAAAAGTTTGCCGAACTGAGGGACACCATCACCGGCTACCGGAACAGCGCCCAGTACCAGGAAAATTTGCAGCGGACGCAGATCTTTCTGTGCTTTGAAAATCGGAAGCAGCTGCACGAGTACTGTGCCAACAACCAGCCCTTTGTGCGGATTCTGCTGAGCATCCCCCAGCGGAACCTGGAGATTCTGCTCGAGTACCTGTTCGAGTGGCTGCAGGGCGATGGCGAATCGCAGCAGGAAGAATCGGGTGGGACCGCGGTGGCAGCCAGCAGCGAATGGATCACCCAGTGGATCTATGCCATTCTGGCCTGTATCATTACGCCGCTCGAGCCGTACGTGCACAGCGTCCTGCGGGATATCGCCAAGACGTGCATCGCGGCCCGGAACGAGCTGACCGCCGAGGACGAGCTGAAGGTATTGCCGTTGAATTTGCTTATTTGTATTATCTCGAAAAACTTTCATCAGCTCGATCTGAGTGATAATAGTGCGCTGTGAGGGGAGTGTGTGTGGCCATTGTTCTTTACTATTTTTTGTATACTTATTTTAGGAATTAGCAACGTAATGAATTACTCAAACTTTTAAACACGCCAGTTTTTAGTGCTTTCCGAAAGTCCCTGTAATTGATGACCTGCAGAATTATTGTCTAATCGCATTTCTTTCAATTCTCTTTTTCTACTTTGCAGGCTTTTCTAGTTGAACAAGTTTGTTACTTTTTCGaacgttgatttttttaataaatttcttgaaggTGTACTTAAAGTTCAATTTATCAAATAAATGGTTGAGTTCACATAGTTAAATAACTAGAAAGGTTTACTTTTatctcgttttttttattttggtgtttttattACCGGTATTCATTTGTTTTACTTAACTGCCTTAAATAGTTACGTTTCGTTAATTGTTAGTAAGGTAAAAAGTCGGTACTGATTTCATCATAGCACAGTATCATAATTCGTAATGGTACACTGGTTTCAATTTGGGGGTGCGTCCTAAGGGAAGGAATCTGTGGAGGAGGAGCGGACGTGGGAAGAGCAACGATTACAGCTTAAACTCCTGGTCCTTATAGTACAGAATGGGTTCGTCGAGTTCGGCGCGGAGGCACTTTTGAAGCGCCGCCAGCACCAGTTCCTGAATCAGCTCGACCTGGTCCGCGGGCGTGTAATCGTCCTCGCTCGACCGGGACACGGTCACGACCGTTGGCGGGGCGGGAAGTCGCGCCAGGAAGCCCTCGAATTGACCGATCATCGCTACGATTTCTTCCCGGCTGGACTCGTGGTGGGGCAGGTCGGTGATGTCGCACGTGCAGCCGGCATCGTAAATCATGGACCAGTCAATTTCCTCCTCGGCGTACTCCTTCTTCAAGACCCCCACCAGCGAGGACACTTTCGCAAGCAGCTGCGTGTACTCTTCGCTAATTTCCTGCTGATAATCCACCAAAAAGTGCTTCAAATTGCCCACCTCCTCCAGGTACAGGAACATcgactccaaaaactccaacttTTCCTCGCGGTTCTTCGCAATCCGCTGCAACTTTTCCAAATCACTCTCGTTGCTGTCCGCCAGTTCCGGCGAGATGAAGATCTCCTTCAGCTTATCGTACAGCCCCACCTTGTCGTAGATCTTCAGGAACGGATTGTGCGTGCTAAAGTAGTCCAGATCAACGTCCAGGATGTAACCGTCCTTCAGATCTTCGGCGTCGTCCGCCGGTGCATACTCGTCGATTGCGCACACCTCCAGCTTGAGGGACTTTTTGTTCTCGAGTTGTTCCTCCGGCTGGTAGCAACCCTCGGACACAAAGTACTCCAGCGTCGAATCGGTCCGGATGCTGCCCTCGAATTCGCCCACATTGAACTGGAATCTGGAACGAGAAAAGGAAAGAAAAGAAgtcatcattagttcgtccatgCAGTTTTAGCAGCATCCCATACGAAAAGGCTATTCTAATATTTAAAAGTCTTAAGAAAGGATATTCTGATCAAtgtgatgtcttcggcaaaattgtaggtattcttTAGGACTTctcaaaaaatagttacactatCTTTTGGCAACgttgccaatttttcaaaaagatcatgttttttctaaaactGAGGAAAAACAAGTCGAAAATTTGTTAACTTTGTTTTAGAggcaaaatctaattttcatccaagatatttccaaaaaaaaaatgatatcgtGAATCGCTTTTAAGCatcttaaaacatatttttcttaaataattggccttaaaaaatcctaaattgaccgtaatatttgaaaatgcccATCAATATGTTATAACAGATTCAAACGTttgaattgataaaaaaatatatttttattcgaaagaccaaaaaacgatcaaatgtataggaattttttgatctactcgaaaaaatattttcagagttatctttaacttgaaaactattcatgatatcaatattgcttaattttattaataaagTTCGAAAAaccaacttccaaaatttaacataacttaaagaaatgttattttttgttatccggaacacaagggtcctgattttcggttctaAGAtaagaaatcactcactcatcgccgagcgAAGCTTTGCCTAATGGGAGCccgcaaccattcgcgagcgaacactacTCTCAGGCTGCCAGCCTCTTGCTCAATCGCCTCACCCA
Coding sequences:
- the LOC120426778 gene encoding protein Gemin2 isoform X1, with product MDTDVIQKLALAVDPPDEDFDPDLQPETGEQYLQKVMYERKKCPSVVVVRPSPKRRLQASGSGIVPASSVRNRAHRMLIPTKEWEAMQIQKFAELRDTITGYRNSAQYQENLQRTQIFLCFENRKQLHEYCANNQPFVRILLSIPQRNLEILLEYLFEWLQGDGESQQEESGGTAVAASSEWITQWIYAILACIITPLEPYVHSVLRDIAKTCIAARNELTAEDELKVLPLNLLICIISKNFHQLDLSDNSAL
- the LOC120426778 gene encoding protein Gemin2 isoform X2, whose translation is MDTDVIQKLALAVDPPDEDFDPDLQPETGEQYLQKVMYERKKCPSVVVVRPSPKRRLQASGSGIVPASSVRNRAHRMLIPTKEWEAMQIQKFAELRDTITGYRNSAQYQENLQRTQIFLCFENRKQLHEYCANNQPFVRILLSIPQRNLEILLEYLFEWLQGDGESQQEESGGTAVAASSEWITQWIYAILACIITPLEPYVHSVLRDIAKTCIAARNELTAEDELKAFLVEQVCYFFER
- the LOC120426620 gene encoding UPF0489 protein C5orf22 homolog translates to MVRSFQFNVGEFEGSIRTDSTLEYFVSEGCYQPEEQLENKKSLKLEVCAIDEYAPADDAEDLKDGYILDVDLDYFSTHNPFLKIYDKVGLYDKLKEIFISPELADSNESDLEKLQRIAKNREEKLEFLESMFLYLEEVGNLKHFLVDYQQEISEEYTQLLAKVSSLVGVLKKEYAEEEIDWSMIYDAGCTCDITDLPHHESSREEIVAMIGQFEGFLARLPAPPTVVTVSRSSEDDYTPADQVELIQELVLAALQKCLRAELDEPILYYKDQEFKL